AGGAGTTCACGCCCGTACCGGCGACCGTGGTCACGACACCGTCGGGCGTGACCTTGCGGATGCGATGGTTGCCGGTGTCGGCGACGTAGACGTTCCCGTCCGGACCGATGGCCAGACCACGCGGCTGGACGAACTTGGCAGCGGCGCCGGTCCCGTCCACGTATCCCGCCGAGGACCCTGCGAGGGTGGTGACCGTGCCGTCCGGGGCGATCTTGCGGATGCGGTGGTTGCTGGAGTCGGCGACGTAGATGGTGCCGTCGGCTGCGACGGCGACGTCCATCGGTGAGTTGAACTGCGCACCGGCGTTCGTGGTCATCGTGCGCAGCAC
The genomic region above belongs to bacterium and contains:
- a CDS encoding SMP-30/gluconolactonase/LRE family protein, translating into TEPTEPPAAPELSAETANGSVANLTWTAPEGARSYTVLRTMTTNAGAQFNSPMDVAVAADGTIYVADSSNHRIRKIAPDGTVTTLAGSSAGYVDGTGAAAKFVQPRGLAIGPDGNVYVADTGNHRIRKVTPDGVVTTVAGTGVNSFADGAAKTAAKFSNPWDVVVAGDGTIYVADYGNYRVRKITTAGAVSTLAGTATKG